The sequence TCATTATCAATTACGGTTTTAGTATTGTTTACTTCTTTTAGAATAACTTgtttttattacaaaatgttggaaccaaatttgtgaaaatcataGTCCCTCTTTGGGACTCCCACATGAAAGAACTCGGTAAAAGCCTTTACTTGAGGGAAAGTAAAACTACATTGGAAAAAAAACGAGCAAGGAAAATGACGCTTCCACACGCCCAGTAAAAACATCCCAGTAAACAAACAAATCCCCCTCCATGCCATGAACGCGTTGCAACACACCAAATGGAAATGTAATTTTTAATTCCATATTTTATATTTACTTTTTTAAATACtgtaaaatcaaatattaattgaATAGCGGGTCTTATGGAAAACTTAAAAATCTTGAATGAatacaatcagatttttagaccatctccaaaggcTAAGCGGAATGTCGCataatcaaatttgaaagtAGGAAGAAACTTTAACTGATATGTCAATATGAACcttttgctgtcaaatttgacatgtgCAAAAAAGGTTACTGtcaattagtttttttattattttattgcgTGTGTTCTATTAATACAccaattataaattttaaaatttattttaattgattttttttaaatgaatccTACAAATAtcaattataacaaaaaaaatagagaaagaaaaaaatgacatTGTGTAGAAAAATAATTCAAGCTCAAGCACAAAAAATCAAACATACTACTCTGATCAACTGACCTAATTCACATCAGTCCAAAATCAATTTGTTTGGATGAGAGCAAATTTGAGTGGGTGTAGAGATTGGGGTGCAAAGTCCACACTTCTCTAGCTCGTACAAATTGGGTAAGTCCACTCGGCaacacccccccccccgccccccccccccccccccgcttctctctctctctctctctctctctctctctctctccctctccctccctcccccctcccccccctcctcctcctctctcagACGAAAATTCAAATTCTAGCCCTTGCCACGAGAGATTTTTGGGACTTCCTATTTGCTTAGAGAAGGATAAGCGGAAACTTTTTTGTTCAATCAAGGACCATGTTTGGAACAAAGTATACAAGGGGGAAGGCAAATTGATTTCTCAGGGCGGAAGATAAGTGTTGACTGAAGCAATGTGGCAAGCTATACCCAATTATAGAATGCTTTCAGTTACTACTTTTCTAGTAGAGAAACTTGCAGAAACTTATGCACGTAAAGAAGTGGGTACTTCACTACTTCAACTGCAATGTTAGAGGTCACTCGTATGGATGCTTTATCTATCAGTTTGATAGGATTAGCAATTTAgctgcaaaaacataaacaactaaataaaaacAATGTCTAAAATGCACCTGCcaatagttatatatatatatattacaatacAATACGCAGGTAAATACAGCAGCTAGTAGAAATTAGAATCATCAATCTCAATCAGGTCAGCAATAACACCTATGACTTCGATCAAAATCTTGGCATGCCCTTGACTGCCCCGCCGTCCCATTCGGTGGGAAAAGGTCGCAAGAGAAGCGCGTCAGTTCGGAAGTATCCAGACCAAACAACGTAGTATTATACCTAAAAGAACCCAACAGCTTCAGCCACAGGCTCCCCGACCCATAACAACTTGGGGAggtggaggaagaggaggaggagatgaTTATATCGTTGGCCGCGTCTGTTCCGATGTACGACCTCGCCATTACCACCGAGAAATCAAGAGTGATCTGGTTCATCTTACTTACATAGATGGGAGGCAACGGCGCCGTTCCCAGCTTGAGATTGCTGTCGCTTTCCTTGTCGTCGACGTCGCCGTAGAAGATATCGGCTTGAAGGTTCTCGTAATACAAGTCCAGCTTCCGGTTGGGATTTATAGCAACCAGCGTCAAGTCCCACGTGGCGGTTAAGTAGTCGCTGCTGGATGTGGCGGTGAGTGGGCACGGCGACACGGCTACCAAGTCGACCCGGAACTCAGGGAATTCAGGGCTGAGCTTCGCGTCACGCAATAAAGTCCACGCCAAGGCTGTGAAGAGAAAGATTGCCAATAGCGCGGCGAAGCAGAAGAAAACAATTTTACAAAGCCGTCCGGCGGAGGAAGACTTTGCCATTCCCATTCGATCAGTTAATTCACTATCCTATAGCCTTATTCTGCAGAATCGATCAGACCAaccgaaggagagagagagagagagagagagagagagagagagagatggggatGGGATTAAAGCAGAGGGTGTTGAGCATGTAAATAGGTAGGTGTTTCCAAAGCCTAAAGTCGCAAGGATTTCCAGTTCCAGTTGAACTCGGAGTTTACTGTTTACCCAACATGACCACTCTATTTTTATAAACCTGTTTTGGACCAATTTTAAATAATCTAGTCCTACCAATTTTAATACGCTTGATACCCGTTTATTTATTCTTTCTAAAACGTTAATATAATTAGTCAGGTTGCTCTCTCTGTCCTCTTGCGATTCTAGCTAGGTATCGTTCGCAAATCTACTTTTCATTGATATCGCACCATCGTCTCAACCTGTGTATTTATTGAATGTAGCCAAATATTAGCCCTTAATTTTAgaaatatttgtttttataaaaacttttaaatatattcaaaaTCTCACTTAAATAGACACTGATGAATCCatattataccatatattttaccataatcgtagttataatttattagtttatttagatgaattttgatactttattatgtattttcaatatagaacATTCGACTTCTTCTGaagcaaaaagtgatcaaatggatgaattttggagtgattccaactAAAGGATGTTCGTGagcctttcaagatgattgtatcaaagtttcatatttttctaTCTAACCATTTGACCGTGACGATGAAATAAAGACCCAATGCGCAATGTTTCTGtacgttttgggtattttgaaggtcaagatggcatattttgaggaagattccatttgaggatttgttagggaggtcaagatggcatattttgaggaatATTCCTTTTGAGGATTTGTTAGGGACGTCTCAAGCTTTAAAAAGAGATATTTTGGGACCAAATCAGAGTTGATTTGGTCGGTTAAAAGTCTGATTTTCTGAGAAGTCCGAATTTCAGTTTAAATAAGAAACCTTTTATTTCCTAGTTATTTTattctattatgtttcctagttattttattctattatgtttcctagtttttagaagacctttcctaagtaggattttattttgtaatattataaatagggaactttaacgaaaaacacctggtactgttcactttaacgaaaaaccacatttttacactaaaaagtcaatcctggtactattcattttaccctttattttgtccttatcattaaaactcaaagttttcaaacacttttcattagttttcctttataaataaggctatttagccattaggAAGGGGATCAATTTGGAGAGACGCATTAAGTTAGGAGCTTTTGccaattcaatttattttcaaggtgttttttTTCTACGTTCTACAACCATCCTAGATCCTACGTATTCTAAATCACACGAGTTTTCATCACTTCATCATCGAACTTAATTAGGTGGTGATTGAAGGCCAGTAGAACGTCGGAATTTGGCATCATCATGAAATTCAGGAGGTGCtagtgttttaattaattttggatATTGGGGAGGATTTTGAAACCGAGGATGGGGTGAGGTTGaagatgaagagagagagagaaaagtggATGGGTGAACCTAGAgagggaaaaggatcctctccagattAACTTTGTGGGGATCGTAGGGATCTCCACATCCTAAccgttcatcatatattgtgcagtcaattttcatcatctactatttgtgttaaattttaaataaaaaaatcaaataatttcttATCGTACGATACACAATGAATGGTTAAGATGTGGGGATCCCTAAGATCCTCACAATTTGGATCCAtatgggatccaaatcccatAGAGAGAAGCATGTTTGAACTCTTTTATTGTGAGCCGTTTAGATAAAAATTCAACGGCTTAAAATAATCCGAAACTAAGGTCAGCACCTAAGGTCTcatcttaaaaaattaaaaaaataaataaaaaaagcaatAACAGCATTCTTTTCTATTGGctaaaatttacaaattttatcacaaaatattATCTCAAAAATAGCAACACGACAAGTCATCTTGTAAAAATTCAAAACCAAGCACGGGCGATATCTACTAAACGCTATTTAAACTACCCTTGATATCAACTAAAACTTTTAATCCTTTGAGTAAATTTAAGGGGAACAGGAACTACCCACTTCACCAAATTGTGGTATGAAGCTACCagattgaaagaaagaaaaacagttATATTACTGGATAGAAAATCAAATTTAGAGCTTTATAttatggatttggatcccatccggattCTCGTTGTGAGAACCTAGGATCCTCATATCCTATcatcatcgtatattgtgcagttataaatcattttgaatttttttattatttaaaattaaacacaaacaacaCCAAATGTATGAAGTAAGATGACCGGATAAGAAGTGAGGATCCCTAGAATCCTtacaaaaagaatccaaaaaGGATTATATGAGTTCTATTTGCTTCACAAAGAGTTGCATAACAATACATGACCAATTAACAcaacaaagcaaaagaaaggTTTATTTGGGACAACACATCGGGAAGGCCAGTGGATATGACTTTATGCATGGCACCAAAGGACCGGAACTCCTCCTTCTTTGTGGGTAAGGGGTTTTTCTCATCAATCAAACCAATTTGAGTCACGTGTCGGTTGTTTGTTGAGCACTTGCTCGCCAAACTTTGAAGTACATTAACTTGTCAGCTGTGAATATTGGGGGAGTTATTTCACGGATGTCATTGTGACAGTATTCTGAGTCAACCACACATTATTATGTTAGAAAGATAAAATGCATGACAATGTGTGATTGACTTGAAATATTACCACAGTTGCATCATTCCCGTTGCATGTAAGTTTTTCTTCGCTAAACGATATAGCTTACAAGACAGTAGTTTGATGTGCAATTGTTTATaagaaaacataatttcattaagAAATTTAAGGTTGAGTTTCAACTTACAGCATATCAGCAAGAGCTATCCTTCCTCATCTCATTTTTTGGGTTCCTAAACTTGGAATTGATGGCAGAGCATAGATGGCAAGCAGTGATATGGATACGGTGCTATACCCGCAGACACTTCTCCAGCTCTTTGCAAGAATTGTACTAGTGTGACACATCATCTCACAGATAAAAGATGAATCATTGGTAACTGTTAATTCCAATCTACTGGAACAATGATTGATCCCCTTCTATTTATCAACATGTATACAAGTTTATAATCTAAGTCCTAGGGACATTGGTCAGAAGTTTCTCCTTGAATATTTTCCAATGCTCGCTGAAGTGTTTCTGGACAAGTTTGAGTCAGCTGATGCTCACCAAATAAATACTTTCTGTCGCAGTTTATCCACCTATCCCATTGCTAATACTCCGCGACGACACATTCAATTGCTTGAAGTCTTGATGAAGTCTGTCAATCATCCCATATACTTTGTCGGATTTAGGATGTAATTTATCAAAAACTGTAAATTCATGGACCTCGTCGTCCACCTCAACAGAACTAGCCCTGGGAAATTTCTGGACTCCGGTGCTCCTCATTTGCAGCCTCATACTGGCAAAATTGACCCAATCACCAGCTGCAGAATAAATATTTGACAACATGAAAAATTTTCCTGAATCAGACGGGTCTAACTTACCTAGGTGATTAAGCACCCTCCTCTGCTAGTTCCAGATCATTATGCATCCGACAAGCCCCCAAAAGTGTACGCCATACAGCAGCATTTGGTTCCATTGGCATGCTATGCACAAGCCTAAAAGCCTCCCTAAGACGCCCACCAAGACCCAAAAGGTCAATCATGCAACCGTAATGCTCAACTCCCGGTACAATCCCGTACTCCCACTCCATAGTGTTGAAGGCTTGAAGACATTCCTCCACAAATACTGCATGTGTACAGCACATAAGACCCCAACGAAGGTCAATTTatccggaaaaaaaaaaaaaaccccccgGCTTTTACAATTCGAGAGAATAGCTCAAGCGCCTTCTCACCATGCCTGTTCATGGCTAACCCTAGGAGCATGGCATTCCAAGACACCAAATCCTTTTTCGCTATCACATGAAAGACTCTAGATGCTTCATCCAACACAcaaaacttggcatacaatCAAGCAAAGCATTTGACACGGGAGTACTACACTTGAATCGAGTCCTCTCTATAGAGGCGTGAACTTTCATACCCAATCCAATCAAACCAGACTCTACACAAGCGGCGTGCATCACTTAGCTCCCCAGCTTTTGCCAACCCACCACCCACCAAGCATTGAATTCCAAGACACAGTGTCTCTCTCTTCCATCACCACAAACAGATTCTTCGCCTCACTAACGCCAATCAATCCACTCTTGGAATAAGTATCAATGAGCGAATTGGGCAGGAAGATATCCAACTAAAATCCAGATTTCTCAATGTGGGCATGAATCATTTGAACCACCGGCAGCCATGGCAGGCGAAAACAAGCTTTCAGAAGAAATGGGTACGTAAAATTATCAGGATAAACCCCATTAATCTGCATATCGAAGAAAGCCGCGAAGGCCTGCGAAGTCTGCGAGCTCTGATGAGAGTGTTGTACAAATGGGCATTTGGCTAATCAATCTGATTGAAAACGTTTACCACCACCGTCATTTGACGGCAGAGGGAGAAAGCGGCGACGAGCTTGGGCGCCGCGTGGATGTCCTGGTGAAGGTTGGTTTTGAGGATTTGGACGTGGACTTGCTGATGTGGGTGAGGTTTGTGCACCTATGGAGGTCCGAGAGCTTCTGGTCTAAGAGCCGTCCCGGGAAACCCATGACGGGGCTCGAACTGGAACGCACATTTGCATGGTCGGAGAGCTTCAGggttttaggttttgggttttggacttCGGTGTGGAGAAGGCAGAGGCTAGAATTTGAATTTTCATctgagagggggggggggggagggagagagagagagaagggttgCTGAGTGGACTGACCCAATTTGTAAGAGCTAAAGAAGGGTGGGCTTTGCAGCCCAATCTCTAGACCCACTCAAATTTGCTTTCAATCCacataaattggtttttagCTCACATGAGTTAGGTCGATTGATTGGAGTAATATGCGCGATTTTTTGTGCTTCAGCTTGAATTTTTCTTCTAAAATATcattcaaataataaaaaaaacatttatgaAATACTAAGTTTAATTATAATAAAGGGGCGCAAAAACCAATCTGAGTAATCAATCGTATTTTTTTAGGACAATATGACTTTTTGTCTTCCTCTTTCACTTGAATTAAAATATATGGGAGCAGAGAGCTCATTGCACGTTGTTTTTGTTTGACCGGCCTATACTATAGTCAAGTCATCCGCGTATCTTTATGATCTCATTTCCttctatttataatatttttgaaAAGGTTTAGATAGTTGTTTTGGTAAAGTAGAGGACTAAAAATACTTTTCAGTGTTCGAATAGGATTTAGATGGAAATTTGTATGAATATTCATACCAATTTCTAAAAACATGAAAAGTAAGTGGTCTATGACTCTATTAGGCTGTGCATTTctctttctccatttttttttataaatgataTTGTAAGattcactttaaaaaaaattgattaaaataaatttcaaaatttataatTGGTGTATTAATGAGACCCAAACAATACAATAATTAGAAAACTAATTGACAACACCTTTTTTCATATGTTAAATTTGACAATAAAATGTTCATATGTCAATTCACGCAGGATTGATATATTAGTTGAAGTTTTTTCCTACCTTCAAAATTAATTGCAAGACATTCCTTTTACAATTTaacatctccaaaggagatgatCTAAAAATCCAAATGTATTAATTCAAGATTTTTAAGTTTTCCTATGACCCCGTTATtca is a genomic window of Malus domestica chromosome 09, GDT2T_hap1 containing:
- the LOC139188101 gene encoding uncharacterized protein — protein: MGMAKSSSAGRLCKIVFFCFAALLAIFLFTALAWTLLRDAKLSPEFPEFRVDLVAVSPCPLTATSSSDYLTATWDLTLVAINPNRKLDLYYENLQADIFYGDVDDKESDSNLKLGTAPLPPIYVSKMNQITLDFSVVMARSYIGTDAANDIIISSSSSSTSPSCYGSGSLWLKLLGSFRYNTTLFGLDTSELTRFSCDLFPPNGTAGQSRACQDFDRSHRCYC